Proteins encoded together in one Manis pentadactyla isolate mManPen7 chromosome 6, mManPen7.hap1, whole genome shotgun sequence window:
- the IER3IP1 gene encoding immediate early response 3-interacting protein 1, with protein MAFTLYSLLQAALLCVNAIAVLHEERFLKNIGWGTDQGIGGFGEEPGIKSQLMNLIRSVRTVMRVPLIIVNSVAIVLLLLFG; from the exons ATGGCGTTTACCCTGTACTCGCTGCTGCAGGCGGCCCTGTTGTGTGTCAATGCTATCGCCGTGCTGCACGAGGAGCGCTTCCTCAAGAACA TTGGCTGGGGAACAGACCAGGGGATTGGAGGATTCGGAGAGGAGCCAGGAATTAAATCTCAGCTAATGAACCTTATTCGATCTGTAAGAACTGTGATGAGAG tGCCATTGATAATAGTAAACTCAGTTGCAAttgtattacttttattatttgggTGA